CCCTTAAGCCAAATAAGTAGAATTAAATGTTCCAAGTCATGGCATGGAAGCAGTATTCAATGTCAAGTCTCTATAGTCTCACTTCTGTTACTTTAATAAAGGTAAGTGTTTGAGCAGCAGAACTTCTAAagctctgaaaaatgtttttaaaattgtcagTTTATCTTAAACTGTATGGATCAATCAAATAGCTTAGCTACttactttaattttcttattaatttttgGAATTAAATGTGACCATTCACTTCATGTTTTTAATTGATTTCAGCTCCaagaaggaattgtttttcttaatgTAGTTTTTCTACAGTTTCATTACTCAGCTTTATGAAACATTTGTATAAAACTGAGTTTGAGGCAAATTTGAGGTGACCCAGTCTTATGAATAGCTACTTTGTCAGAACAATTGTACAGTAaggtgtgctgctggcagccaagTCACTGGGAAATCAATATGGTCTTCAACATGAATAGAGACTTCAGCAAGACTTTCActccttttaaaagcaaacctAGAAGATACTACTTTCATTTCACAGATAATGCTAAATTTCCTTACAaggtagaaattattttatacatttgGGAGTGCATGTTTAAAAGGGAAATGTGTTGAGTGAAGAGAACATTTCCACTTAATATCCTTCAGATTCTCTCTCCAGTTCACTTTGTAAGCAGCTTTATCACAGTCCCTCTTTCAGTCTTACATTCTTCCATTCCGTAGAAGATTTTCCTCTCATCTGCTAGGAGCAGTCTCTGTGTTGTAGACTGTCATCAACTACATGGTTTCTTTTCTGGATTGTGAGAGATTCAATTGTTTTGTGTGCCTGTTCCAGTTGTATCTTTAAACCTTCATTGTCTGCCTTTAGAATATTCCTTTCctaaacaaacaagaaaaaaaataaagaattgtATTTTACAGTGCAATTGTTTGGGGACCATCTCGTTGAATATGGTTGGCtgccataaaaataaattggtgTAGCTCTCATCAGAACCAGTAACTTATCTGAGTATTTCCACAGTCCCTGTTCTACCCTTTGTGTACACTGTGACAACTTTCCATCAGCTGGTATCTGAGTCATGTCCACAACCTGCACTTATCCACCCTCCACTGCACCTCTCATAACAACAGTAGTCTGGGGAAACAACAACACAGGTCATACATTACCTCTCTACTGCTGCAGAAATTGATGTACCAGAAGCCATTCATTCATAACATCATCTGCTGTTTAGTAATTGAGGTTGGAAAAAGGGAGCAAGGGCAAGTGTAAATTACAGGGCTCACATGAATGgggcattttaaaaaatgcatttttacaaGTTACATCCATGCTTCACATCCTTGTTGTACTGAATATACTGCTGATTGAAAGGGAAGTGGTTTGTACTGGAAGATTGTCTTAATCTTGGTCTTAATAAACCTTTCATCTTTGAGAAAACATGAGTTCACTTTATCAGCACCAAGGGATATTTTGAAAGTGATAGTCATTATTCAAAAATTAGAGTGTGGTTCTGTGGTCTTCACAGAATAGTGATAAATATTGAGTAAAAAGTATGAAAATAAGTCTTTGTTCCTCATAATTATAGCTGGATCCATTCATTAGTTACACCTTTGGAATTGTAATAGTCTCAATTTTAGCTGGATCCGTCCATTAGTTTTACCTTTGGAATTGTAACAGTCTCTTCAATCTCTTTGGAGAGGTGTTTGTACAAACCTGAATTTGGGCCATGTTTGAGGTGACACAATCCTATGAAAAGCTATTTTGTCAGAACATTCTAGAGTAACTTGAGACACAACGGGGCTGATGCAGGTGAAATCTAGCAAGGAGCATCATGTCTGTTCACAGCAAAATTTCTTGGTGGTGCTTACACTTATCAGTTGAACAAAAGCAGAGCTCCCTACCCTCTCAGCCCCTTATATTCTGTCACttgggggagcagagcccaccaaaatcaggaagaaattcagaACTATGTTCCTCATTTTATGAAGTAACATTCTGCCCTGAGTGATTGGATTATGTTCACATTCTAGAACAGACAGGGATCAGTGTGATCATAATACCTATAGCCCTATACCAGCACTAAAATTTATCATTTAAATGAAGCATTTCTGGAAATGGCTAACACTTTATGATGTCATTCATGGATTGTTTAATTGCAATTAAATTGGCAATCACTGGAGTGATTAAAGTGACACCTTTCCACCCAGCCACTCCCCCACACATCAACCACTTGACCGTACTCTTGTGTAAAACAGAATTTGTTCCATCATGTATGTACCTGCTCAAGTTCCTGGTATGAGGGTTTACAGCTGTGATGCTCCTCCTTGATTTTCGGGCTGGAGTCCTTGTTTTCCCATTTAACAAATGCCTTTCTGCGGCCTAGGATTGGGCTTGGAAATGTggatgctggagctgcctggagatAAGGATTTTCTGGCATCCtgtgttctttcttctctctccgcTTACGAGATACATCACCAGCCAGCAGTACAGGATCAGTCTGTGTACTTTTATGAATCACAGCTGGTTTCAGCCTCACTGAGATTTTCTGAGCTGAGGAACCCATGAGCATAATGGTTCGATCCTTGCTGTCTTCACTGTGCTCCACTACTTCTCCATTAGGAAAGGTGAATGATCCTTCTTgtcctttaaaatatatatggtAAATTAAGGTAAGATCTTCTccaagaaaaggagaaacaggagGCATTGTAGTTAAACatgattttaataaatgaaacatttattcCTTACTGACTTTGCTCTCCAAAATAGGTGTCATTAGAAGTTTCTCAATGTTGTGGCCCTTGAAACAACTCTTAGCCCTGTTTCAGTAATACAAATATGGATCAGTAAGAAGAAAACAGGTGTGGCACCAAGGTCAGCTTGAGAAAAACTTTGATAGGGGTAAGAGGTGGTTATTATGTAGTGCTGCAGTCATTTCAGACACAGCCACAGAGATGCACATAGTATCAAGAGAAATGGGCTGCACTGAGCTCTACATGTGTGCTGATAGGAAGCCTAAGGTGGAATCCAGCAGTATGAGTCTTAAATATAACAAAAAGGATTGATAATCAAAGTGGCAGGAAGCAGCTTTGAAGAACATTAAATACAGgcaaagagcaggaaagaaattcaaaaaaAGTGAATATGCAAAGAGTTGGaacatcaaaataaaaacagaagtagCCTGGTGTTTTTCAAGGACAACATTCCTTCTTTGGAAGCCTATACAACAATACACAGTAAGAAAATTTTATACAGTTTGTTTGATATGAGGAGAAAAGAACAGAGAGGTGtagatttttcatttccatttctgtggaAGATGGACAGGAGTTAGAGATTCAGCTactgaagtggaaaaaataaagacaattaGCTGTTGGTTTTGCTAGCACACAGATACATAGGAAAATTGTCTTTATAAACTCCACATTAAAATTTGAATTGTAACAGTGCAGTAGTCAATGTTACAGCTTGCTAAAAATCAAGACTTGCTTGTTATAAGGTGAGAGAATTAAGGAAGCCTGTTAGCTCTTCATCTAGCTCTCATGAGAGTCTGGCAGAAGATTTACTCATTTTTTGGTGGAATTTGTGCACTATACATTGTGTAGTGTGACAAGAGATCTCCTGGAAAGGGAGTCCATCCTTAGTCTAGAGCAGGAATGGTGTTACTTGATACAAGCTAATATACACTTGTTTCTAGTTTCTCTGtagaaaaaaacactgcagtTAACTCACAAAACCTAAAAGGATGCTGTAcaacagctttaaaagaaaaaggagcaaaTAAAGGAAAGATTATCTTCATATTTTGATCTTTTCTCACCATGGAATTGTTCTTTAACTCCTACTGGGCAGAGGCTTGAAGCAAGAGCAGATGTTGGGCTGCTGTCTGCAACTGAAGTTTTGGGTCTTCTCTTGCACTCTATCACAACCAGGTCTTTGCATTGCTTGTGACAGTTCATCCCACAGTCTGCAAGCAAAACAACATTTATGTGATTCAGTGGCTCTGGTGTAGCATCTAAGGTAGCTCTGCCACTACTGCCTTCCTGGTGTTCTCTACATGCATTACCTGTAACAACATAGATCTGTAAAACAACATCCCTTTGCTATACATGCCTAAAACTCCTTTCCATTATGAAAGTACAAAATGGCACCATTCAGTCACAAAAGTGCTCTGACTATAGGAACTGCAGAGAAAGCCGATACCTGTATGAGgaagaaaactgcaaaatagATGTTAGGAATGTGCTGCACTATAGTCACAGAATGGTGGTATTTGTGTCCAAGGGTCTGTTCCCAAACCCTCTGAATTCAGTCATGTATTGCAAAGCATTAGAGCTGTCAGTTACAAGTTCCTTcatctctgcatttcttctgtcATACTATTCTTGAATCAGTCTTGTCCTCCCTGGGAGGACCTCACATGGGTCAGTAGATACAGCCATGGATCTCAGGATGATCACAGGTTTTTGTTATTCCCTATCAATTATGGATTAAAATTAACAAAGTATAAAGTACTTTACCTTTGCATCTGTATCCTTGTTTAATGACTCCCCATAGCTgaaattcaaacaaacaaaaagcctacatattaatatatttttctgcatgtttgATAGCCCCAGATAAAAAATACACTAAAAGCTCCACTCTTTTCTAAGATCTGAGCATTTGCAGAATATCTTGTTTTCCTACACTTCTAATCATAATGTCAAAATAGAACTATTTACCCCTTTAGCAGAAGgtaaatagaatattttatgtGTCTCAATGACAAACAAAATATCATGAGCTAGTCTACTGAATACATCAGCAGATGTGTCAGTTCCTCGAGAAGCTGTGGAGCTGGAGTAGATGGAGAATTCCTGTCTCAGCTGAATGGAAGACTGGTAGGACAGTCAGTTTTATTAAACCTTCTGTGCCACAGGCAGAGGCATCTGATATCTGTATCAGGACATGAATCCTAGCAGCCCCAAGAAGTGGAAGGCTCTGCATTTGGAAGTCTTGCCTGAGACTGTTTTGGGTGACATAACCAAACCCCACAAAGTATGAACCATGTTTAAACATATTGGCACTGCCAAGCAGGGAGTAAAGGGTACCTTAAACATATACAGAGGCAGAAGTCTGGTGTTCACTGATGTTTTATATAGATCCATTTCTGTATATGACACAAGGCAATTATGAGATAAAAAAAGCATAATTCCAAAGAAAGTTAACATAATGTACTAAAAAGTAAGCTTACAAATCCAGCACAGTTGTCGCAGAAAGTAGGCCTTAAGTAAGTGGTCTCTTGGAAGTTGTGAGCAAAGCCAAGTCCTAATTTGGAATAGATTGAGCTAGCCCTCATAAAGTAAGCTGTTATTTCATCCCTGCTAATCAGACCTTCCCTggaaataaacaagaaaagttGTTTGTGAGACATAGATTTTGTTAAATGCATAAGGAGAATTAAACatctttttcttcacattttatAATAGCAGAAGTTTAATGCACAAAAAACTACAATGATCTCAGTAATCTTGCCAATTGCTTCCAAAGTATACAGAAGCTTATCTACACATTTAAACTGCAAACTGACAGGAAAAATGGAATATCTGCGTATGTGATGCAACTTCAAAACTACATCATAGTAAACCTCTGAAAAAATCACTACTGTACTTTTCCATGCTTTAATATGTTAGGAATAATGTTCCTGATTTTATCAAAATATACATTTTCCAATTCTCTATTTTTAAGGGACAGCTTTATCATAGGAAAATTATTTAGCAGAATATACTGgatataatttgaaaaattgttatttttctgttgtctgtttttctttctaaactaGCTTGGATACCACTGCTGTAAGCCCAATGAAGATGTCATTCACAACACATTTAGAAGTTGCTTTTGTCAGTTATGTTTTCACTTCTGTCTGTGCCTGAAGAGGATGTTTTTAACACCctaatgaaaaaatacaatttaaacaCAAAACCCCCTAAATCTCTCCCAAAACAGATGCTACAAAGTTGATAAGCAGGTACTCACCAATCCTTAGCCATTACACAAAATGAGAATGGGAAACTGGCAGCAATCTTTTCAAATTCTTCCTGGGAAATGTATCCATCCTGATCATGGTCATAATTTTTGAAGACAGACTGCACAAGGGAATAGCATAATAGTTTATAATGAGGATGGTCTGAATTACCACTTCAGAAAGTCTCCACATTATTTATGGATTTCATCACCCATCTTCTCCCAGTGTCTATTAAACAGTGCAACAGGCTAATTGTGTTTTTTGCTTGAGACTAAAAAAGCATTATGATTTCTTGACTTGCAGCAAAACATAGGTAAGCCAACACAGGCTGGACGAAAAGCTTCACAACACAATGACAGCTGTTTTTAACTTCTGCTTTCAGACCATTCTGTCCAGGCCCACATATACAACTTGTACTAATGCTCTCAATTAGTGCTCTCAATGGTGGTTTCTGTAGCCAAATCAGTGTAGCTGCCTAGATTATTTTATCAGGTCAGTGTTATGAGAAAATCAGTTATAGGACAGAATTGTCAGGCAGACACCTGTTTCCACTTGTGGAATGTATTACTGTTTGTCACTGGCCACAAGGCAAGGAGCACATCCAgaataaatttagaaatatattCCAAAACAGCATGTATCAAAGGATTCCTCAAAATATTACAAGtccttagaaagaaaaaagatgaagcaGGCAAGCAAAGATGAACTATTTACATCTCTACCTCTATCAGTTTTGGAATCAATCACCTTACTTAGTAGTTTCCCATAAAGCAGGAGacccaaaagaaaaagcaattgcTGCTTGTAACAAAGCCACTGAAGGCCTCCTGTCAGACTGCATCGGTAACATGATGTTGGAGACCCTGGTAGAAATGGACTCCCTGGCTCCCTGAAAGAGTGACTCTGCAAGTACACTAACCAGCATTCACACCTCCTGCTGGCCATTTACCCACTGAAGGAATTTCCATCTGTgcctcacagctgctgctgctgctgtttacaGGTAGGCAAAAGTATCTGTTTGTGAGGACAGAAGTCCCATTCCTATATTTCCTCATACCCTGAGATTAAGGCTATAAACATTTACAATAATATGAAGTACACTGGCCAACCTTACTTACATCTACCATCCTCTGAACGTGTTTGCTGATGGTTTTTGGATCAGGTTTTGGGGCCACTCCTGAGGCCCAGTCTGCAACTACTGGTGGTTTGGAAGGTGTCAtaggctaaaaaaaaattggaagtaCCACATTAGTACCAcatgaaaagatttttaatagTACACTTCTTCCATTGTGACAGTGGACTATGTAACACAGGATTGTAGAAATGACCTGTTGGACCCAACATCGTTCTTTGGATAATTACATGGTGCTTAAGCTCTTTCTTGAATTGTTCAAAAGAGCAGTCATTCCTTAAATTGTCACAGTTCACTGACAGCCCTGTAAAATCACCATCTTTTCCATATTAataaaacaggaacaaaaatacCACATAACACTCATGGGTTTCATCATTTGAATCATATAATAATTCTCCATTTGAATAAAGTTGAAAAAAGTATCAACTGCCAAGATTAAGACTGATCTCATGCCTCTACACAGCAACTTCATTTGTCTTTATGTTCATATTATAAAACCTGATATGGTGTAAACTCTGCCATATATTCTATCTTAGACTTCATCATCAACCAAACGATTTGTGCTTTAATAGATTTCATTCAGTGTACAAAGCTAAAGTGTTTTCAATTTAgcatataataaaataaaataataaactgaaTGCAGAAGAtaagcatttcttttaaaaaatcctggttttaaaatacaatcaCTCATAAAAGCCCTCCTTTTGCTAAGAATCTGTAAAGGCCCTTACAGCAGCTCGGTGACTTCGTGGCTCTCGTGCATATGAAAGTTCATAAATTTCATCTTCTGTGTAGTAAAGATCAAGGGAcagctgaaaacaaacacattagTTTAATCCCAGAACAGTCACTACTACTTTATAAACTTGCTGCTGGAGTGCGCTCATATTTTTTGGTgcattattttgttatttagaTTACACCTAGAAAAAATGAACTTAAGCTGCACAGGTCTTCACAGTGATTTGAAATGTGTCCAATTCTACATTACAGACTGTTATTGCCATTATTTGGAAACCTGTAACATGGAGTACTGGGAGTTCAGAAGCTCCTGCATTGAAATGAAGTATTTCTTCTCATTTATATCCCGTCATATATACCTGCATGAAATTATGACCAAAGTTCTACATATTTGTAATAGCTGTttttataaaacattatttagaagaaaaaaatactcagaataatttcaaacaaaatatttaaaaggaataGCAGGAAGAAGTAAAAAGTTCACCATTTCAATGCATAGCTGTATTTCAGGCTCTGGGCATGTGTGCTTAATCTCACACAAAGGTGCTCCCAGACAGAACAAATAACCTCAGGCACATAAGCATTTTTATCTATTAGCTTTTTCCTGAAACAGGGCTTGTAACAGAAAGTGGAAGCGGACTATCTGGTTTTTCCAAGATGAGATACTTGTTTAAGCCGAACAACACTGAGAAACAAGAACGGAAGATTTACTCTTTTAATAGAAGGTAGTATTTTAACTTACTAGGAGAAGCCAAAACTATAGTTTTAACAATGTCCTAGGTAGTATCAATTTTTAAGTAGCATGGCATTGACTAGATAGGACTGGGAGTGAAATACATCAACTATATTTGACTAATGTTTATGTCAGACAGTTTCTTAAGTACCAGAAGAGACTTGGTTAGAAATGCAGTATCTTGAGGGACTAAACTTTTGTGTGATTTTGTTCTCAGCACAAGGAATCTTCCTTACTGACAGTACAGAGAGTAATACTGTACTGTAGTGAagcagaaataaacatttccttCCCTTGTAGAAATAATTTGAAGCATATTGCTGAACTGGCACCTCTACCTTTGCTGCCACTTAAATCATCACCAATCTTTTCTCTTCTATTCCTATACATTTCccctttggggaaaaaattacaatCTTATGTATccataattaattaattaattgaattCTCTATTTAGTTATTTGATAGGTATATGACATTTTTAATTGGATGTATTTATCTTATCTAACACACTTACTGTAAGCAAGTGAACAAGGTCCATATTAGCCTCCAGGGGAAGTGGCATTTCCTGGAGTTGTATCAGCTCATCTATGTGGTTATAGAGAGAATACAGTTTgtatacattaatttttttgtcctCCAAGTAGTCTGGCATGCCCTCATACAGGGATATCAAGTCTTTCAGGTGGACCCCAAGGATTGGGATCTTAAAGTTACTGCACTCGTTATAGGCACGTCGGTAACTATCATAATTTCTGTAAGACGAAAGCAATTCTGTCATTTCATTAaacacctaaaaataaaaagaaaaccaaaaaatcagTGCTGGTtactgtttctgtttttgtcATACAGCACAAGAACTTCCCATGTCATTGTTAAGGAATTTACTCACAACTcttgaaaaagaatttaaaacttCAAATGAAATCTAGGTATTCTAGATTTTCTGTACCCATAAATTAGGTACTACTATGTAATTACAGATGGTTAATATATAGCCTAACCTATAATGCTGGTCTCCTTACACTCCCCTTTTAgtcaaatgaaaagaaatatgatTCTCTCGAATCAGGGGGGTCTATATGCAGTCAATGTGTAAGTATAGCGCAAGCTCTCTGACATTCATAAGAACAGCCATCTTCACATTAAAATGTGGAATGCATTCTCTGACTCTCAGGAGACCAGCTGGAATTGCTGGAGAGGTCCTGGCAATGAaaccctgtgctgtgccatgaTCCCACTGTGGTGTGATCAGAAGCCCTACTATGGTTCAAGGCAGCATACCTGTTTTTCTAAGAACATTTTTTGTATGGAAATGAATTAGAAACTGTatcttgggttttttaaaggCCAAATTAATCTTCAGTCTAGCAGtataaatatttcccttctttAAAATTATACAGGTACAAAGTTGACTCATTAACATAACAAAATTAATAGACTAATGTTTTCTCAGGGAAATTCTTGTCAAAGTTCTCCATTTGTAACCTTTACTAACTGTTTGATGTAGTTAAACCTCAAAGTGTGTTTTCAAGTCAATAATTACCAGCCTTTTATTATGTGCTTTCTATTAGCACCTGTATATAATTTCTTGAAACAAAAAGTTATTCAAATTATGTGCAGACATGCAGTCcttaaaatgacaaaatttgaaaaacatgtttctAAAATAAGCTTTCTAACTGATTTTATAGATCATGATAGCTGTAACCATTTCCAGTGCGAGGTCACACTTCAGGTCTTTATTCCAAGTATGCACTATTCATTTAAGTTGATCATACTGTGATCAAAAGATGCTCATTAGATACCTTCACGGACTCTTTCAGGCCCAAAAAGATGAAAGTATCTTATTCTCTTAAGAGGTCTCTTAAGAATCCACATGAATGCTTAAGAAGCATTGCTAAAAAAGTatgccttccttccctttttaaTAGCTTTCATTGGTATTTCACAAGAATTtaactggaaattaaaatagattCCTAACAGTCCACCATGCTATGTGGCTAAATTTGTTAAAgtctaaattaaataaaacctgTCAAATGGAAAGATCAGATTAATAAAATCAGTCCTTTCACTCAAagtgcagagctctgtgctaGCATTTTACAGACTAAGGATGATCTATGCTACTACAGAAGAtaatagttttgttttcaagtgtTCTAGGATCCAATTCTCTGTTTTCATGTTTGAATATTATTCTGTACTACTGCATGTAAGTGAAAATCCAGCTCATCACATCTGAGACTAAAGGAGAAAACATAGAGAATCTATACAAGTCTTGAGAAAAGGTGGGGTTGCAAGAAGTGTAGGAGTAACTGGTGATGTAGAGTACAggtgaaataataaataaaaatccttcaaaaccaaagaaatttttgttctgtctttCCATCTTATCCAACAAAAAGGGTTACTTTTCGTGTGTgcagtgacaaaaaaaattaaaggttcCCGTACTTGTAAAACTTAGAGAAGCAATACTAACCTTAATTACATCATGAGGAACACATGAGCTTGTTTCCTTGAGCCTGGAAATGGAACTGTGACAGAGACCTCCTATCACTGCCATTAATGTGTTGAAATTCTGCAGCTGGTGGAGCTTCTGtgttcatataaaaaaaaaaaaaaaccaaaaaaaccaaacaaacagtaTAATTTAAAGGTTTAGGTTGTTCAATGTGCACACccaaattttcatttcctctatTGTCTTCCTCCAAAGTCTTACAAGTTTGTGCCATTTGACTTCATGTATTTTGGTGACGAGTTGTGTTTTTACTGGGTGTAACATGAACTTACTCTACTGTTAttaaatcaaatattaaattttcagATACAGTAAGTCTTCAAAGTACCTCCTCAGTACTTCCCCCTCTTCCCACAGTCTACCACAAGTGAGAAACACAACCTATTATCTTGGTTATGACTGCAGTTTAATTAGTATGCAAAGAACGCAAATAGGACCATAGCCCTCCTTTTACCCAGAAAGGTGTTTCTGGTGGAATGCTTCTAATTACAGCCAAAGCCATGAGAGTTGCTCATGCTTTGCAAAGCTTCAC
This portion of the Vidua chalybeata isolate OUT-0048 chromosome 6, bVidCha1 merged haplotype, whole genome shotgun sequence genome encodes:
- the RASGRP1 gene encoding RAS guanyl-releasing protein 1, producing the protein MGTLGKRRENQQPAQACSTAPESALELQQTSHCHSLSNHTQVMMVPLGHLAKGATLEDLLETCIQSFDLEGNACQNNQLLKIILAMHQFFISSADMLQKLVDLYLNALENNSSMLCVKICYFVRYWITEFWIMFKMDSKLSTAMEEFQEVVRANGEELHCRLIDTSQINSRDWSRKLTQRVKANTSKKRKVSLLFDHLEPEELSDHLTYLEFKSFRRISFSDYQNYIVNSCVKENPTMERSISLCNGISQWVQLMVLSRPTPQLRAEVFIKFIHVAQKLHQLQNFNTLMAVIGGLCHSSISRLKETSSCVPHDVIKVFNEMTELLSSYRNYDSYRRAYNECSNFKIPILGVHLKDLISLYEGMPDYLEDKKINVYKLYSLYNHIDELIQLQEMPLPLEANMDLVHLLTLSLDLYYTEDEIYELSYAREPRSHRAAPMTPSKPPVVADWASGVAPKPDPKTISKHVQRMVDSVFKNYDHDQDGYISQEEFEKIAASFPFSFCVMAKDWEGLISRDEITAYFMRASSIYSKLGLGFAHNFQETTYLRPTFCDNCAGFLWGVIKQGYRCKDCGMNCHKQCKDLVVIECKRRPKTSVADSSPTSALASSLCPVGVKEQFHGQEGSFTFPNGEVVEHSEDSKDRTIMLMGSSAQKISVRLKPAVIHKSTQTDPVLLAGDVSRKRREKKEHRMPENPYLQAAPASTFPSPILGRRKAFVKWENKDSSPKIKEEHHSCKPSYQELEQERNILKADNEGLKIQLEQAHKTIESLTIQKRNHVVDDSLQHRDCS